TCTGGATCTAATATTATTTGCTCTTTCGATTGAATCCAATCATTTGTATATTCGAAACTAAAAGCCTTTTTGCCTTTTGCTTGTTGGCCTGAAAGCACACCAATTAGTTTGGGTTCCTTCATTCCCAACCAATGAGCATATACCAAGATATCAGTTTTCGCAGTAGGCATATTTATTTATTTCTTGTTAAGCTTAAGTCTTGCAGTTTTCTTCCGTAGCTGTCATCTGCAGCCAATTTTAAAAAATCATCTTGTAATCCCAGTACTCTAAGTGTATTAAAGTATGCAGCCATGGAAACACTTCCATTTCCTTTTTCAATTTGGTACAAAGTGCTTCTGTCAATTCCTGCACGTTCGCTTACTTGTATCGTTGTTAGCTTCCTGCGTTTCCTTGCCAGTTTGATGTTTTCACCCACTTGCTCCATCAGCTTTTGGTACTTAGGAAATAGAATTTGTTTTTTGCTGGCCATCTTATTTTGTTGTATATTATCAGCAAAAATAGATTAAATGTTGATAATAAACAACATTATTTTTTTTGTTGGGAATTTTATGGAGGGGAATTGGTATATATAATCGGGTTGGATGCGGTTGGTGGGCCCGCCGCGGCAGGAACCATGGACAAAATTTGTTCAGTTATTTCTTTGTA
Above is a genomic segment from Bacteroidota bacterium containing:
- a CDS encoding helix-turn-helix transcriptional regulator, which codes for MASKKQILFPKYQKLMEQVGENIKLARKRRKLTTIQVSERAGIDRSTLYQIEKGNGSVSMAAYFNTLRVLGLQDDFLKLAADDSYGRKLQDLSLTRNK